A portion of the Thermodesulfobacteriota bacterium genome contains these proteins:
- a CDS encoding UDP-glucose/GDP-mannose dehydrogenase family protein, which produces MNVCIIGTGYVGLVTGTCFADFGVNVTCVDKDAAKVEMLRRGEIPIFEPGLKEVVDKNLAEGRLSFTTDLAKSIQDSLVIFIAVGTPQGDDGSADLRYVKDVAGTIADNLVGYKVVVTKSTVPVGTGGLIEGIIREKVGTDGKFDVVSNPEFLREGSAVEDFMRPNRVVLGTRSEQAVAILKDLYSPLYLIETPFVITDVETAELIKYASNAFLATKVSFINEVANLCEKVGADVHTVARGMGLDKRIGPKFLHPGPGYGGSCFPKDTLAITSIARDHSYTFRIVEAAIEVNTAQRRLMVEKVDGAVGGLSGKTIGVLGLTFKPNTDDIRESPAVDIVRSLVEGGAKVRAYDPVAMKNAGEVLPGSVTYCKNSYEAADGSDCLVILTEWNQFRKLDLERIKRLLKSPLVVDLRNVYTPEEMEKSGFNYVSVGRPRA; this is translated from the coding sequence ATGAACGTATGCATCATAGGCACGGGTTATGTGGGGCTCGTTACCGGGACCTGCTTCGCGGACTTCGGGGTCAACGTCACGTGCGTGGACAAGGACGCCGCCAAGGTGGAGATGCTCAGGAGAGGCGAGATACCCATATTCGAGCCGGGGCTGAAGGAGGTGGTCGATAAGAACCTCGCGGAAGGCCGCCTTTCCTTCACCACCGACCTTGCAAAGAGCATTCAGGATTCGCTCGTGATATTCATAGCCGTCGGGACACCGCAGGGTGATGACGGCTCGGCGGACCTCAGGTACGTCAAGGACGTGGCGGGCACCATCGCGGACAACCTCGTGGGCTACAAGGTGGTGGTCACCAAGAGCACGGTCCCGGTGGGCACGGGCGGCCTCATAGAGGGTATCATCCGGGAGAAGGTCGGTACGGACGGCAAGTTCGACGTCGTGTCAAACCCCGAGTTCCTGAGGGAGGGCTCGGCCGTCGAGGACTTCATGAGGCCAAACCGCGTGGTACTCGGCACGAGGAGCGAACAGGCCGTCGCCATACTGAAAGACCTCTACTCTCCCTTATACCTTATAGAAACCCCCTTCGTCATCACCGACGTGGAGACGGCCGAACTCATAAAGTACGCCTCCAACGCCTTCCTCGCCACCAAGGTATCCTTTATTAACGAAGTGGCGAATCTCTGCGAGAAGGTCGGCGCCGACGTTCATACCGTCGCAAGGGGCATGGGGCTCGACAAGAGGATAGGGCCCAAGTTCCTGCACCCCGGACCGGGCTACGGAGGGTCGTGCTTCCCGAAAGACACGCTTGCCATAACCTCCATAGCGAGGGACCACTCCTATACCTTCAGGATAGTGGAGGCGGCCATAGAGGTCAATACCGCGCAGCGGCGACTCATGGTGGAGAAGGTGGACGGCGCCGTTGGCGGCCTCTCGGGCAAGACAATCGGAGTACTCGGCCTTACCTTCAAGCCCAACACGGACGACATACGGGAGTCCCCGGCCGTGGACATAGTGCGCTCTCTGGTGGAGGGGGGGGCGAAGGTAAGGGCCTACGACCCTGTCGCCATGAAAAACGCCGGGGAGGTGCTGCCAGGCAGCGTCACCTACTGTAAAAACTCCTACGAGGCCGCAGACGGAAGCGATTGCCTCGTGATACTCACCGAATGGAACCAGTTCAGGAAGCTCGACCTGGAGAGGATAAAGAGGCTCTTGAAAAGCCCTCTGGTGGTGGACCTGAGGAATGTCTACACCCCCGAAGAGATGGAGAAGTCGGGCTTCAACTACGTCTCGGTGGGCAGGCCCCGGGCCTGA
- the pyrR gene encoding bifunctional pyr operon transcriptional regulator/uracil phosphoribosyltransferase PyrR, with amino-acid sequence MAKNKKTVMDGKAIERALARVSHEILERNGGTEGLVILGIPTRGWHLAGRIKAKIEEIEGGEGGGVPVGALDATLYRDDIAIKEAPPLKKMDIPFSIDGKLVVMVDDVLFTGRTIRAAMNALMDFGRPMVIQLAVLVDRGHREIPIKADYVGKNIPTSLGEGVKVHLEEEDGMNEVVVTPAEGGKGGRGGRGQG; translated from the coding sequence ATGGCAAAAAATAAAAAAACGGTAATGGACGGCAAGGCTATCGAGAGGGCCCTTGCCCGGGTATCCCACGAGATACTCGAGAGGAACGGCGGCACCGAAGGGCTCGTCATACTCGGCATACCCACCAGGGGATGGCACCTGGCAGGCCGCATAAAGGCCAAGATAGAGGAGATAGAGGGGGGGGAAGGGGGGGGGGTGCCGGTCGGCGCGCTGGACGCCACTCTCTACAGGGACGACATAGCGATAAAGGAGGCCCCGCCGCTCAAAAAGATGGACATACCGTTCTCCATTGACGGGAAGCTCGTGGTGATGGTGGACGACGTGCTCTTTACCGGTAGGACCATACGCGCCGCCATGAACGCGCTTATGGACTTCGGAAGGCCGATGGTCATCCAGCTCGCGGTGCTCGTGGACAGGGGGCACAGGGAGATACCCATAAAGGCCGACTACGTGGGCAAGAACATCCCCACCTCGCTCGGAGAGGGAGTAAAGGTCCACCTTGAAGAGGAAGACGGCATGAACGAGGTGGTGGTCACGCCCGCCGAGGGCGGTAAGGGAGGAAGGGGGGGGAGGGGGCAGGGATGA
- a CDS encoding aspartate carbamoyltransferase catalytic subunit has product MKLEKKDLLGIEELTKEEIELILSTAESFKEVSERDIKKVPTLRGKTVINLFYEPSTRTRTSFEIAAKRMSADAINISVAASSVKKGETLKDTALNLEAMRPDCIVIRHPVAGTPAMLAGYLDSAVINAGDGAHEHPSQALLDILTVREKLGRIEGVKLVIAGDILHSRVARSNIIGFTKLGAEVRVCSPPTMMPPGIEALGCKAFTDMDEAIKDADVIMMLRIQLERQKSAFFPSVREYSRLYGLNATRLKKAPKDVIILHPGPMNRGVEISPEVADGPWSLILDQVTNGLAVRMALFYLLLGGPKPNYPRERRKPDRVSFDEGDAA; this is encoded by the coding sequence ATGAAGCTCGAGAAAAAAGACCTCCTCGGTATCGAGGAACTCACTAAAGAGGAGATAGAGCTCATCCTCTCAACGGCCGAGTCGTTCAAGGAGGTCTCGGAGAGGGACATAAAGAAGGTGCCCACGCTCCGGGGGAAGACCGTCATAAACCTCTTCTACGAGCCCTCGACCAGGACAAGGACATCTTTCGAGATAGCGGCAAAGAGGATGAGCGCCGACGCGATAAACATCTCCGTTGCGGCCAGTTCGGTAAAGAAGGGTGAGACCCTGAAGGACACCGCCCTTAACCTCGAGGCCATGAGGCCGGACTGTATCGTCATAAGGCACCCGGTGGCCGGCACGCCCGCGATGCTCGCCGGCTACCTCGACTCGGCGGTGATAAACGCCGGGGACGGCGCGCACGAGCACCCCTCGCAGGCGCTCCTGGATATACTTACCGTAAGGGAGAAGCTCGGGAGGATAGAAGGGGTAAAGCTCGTCATAGCCGGAGACATACTGCACTCTCGGGTCGCCCGCTCGAATATAATAGGTTTTACCAAGCTCGGGGCCGAAGTGCGGGTCTGCTCCCCGCCCACCATGATGCCGCCGGGCATAGAGGCGCTCGGATGCAAGGCCTTTACCGATATGGACGAGGCCATAAAGGACGCCGACGTTATAATGATGCTCCGGATTCAGCTCGAACGCCAGAAGAGTGCGTTCTTCCCCTCGGTGAGGGAGTACTCGCGCCTCTACGGCCTTAACGCCACACGGCTCAAGAAGGCGCCGAAAGACGTCATTATCCTCCACCCCGGCCCCATGAACCGGGGGGTGGAGATTTCCCCGGAGGTGGCCGACGGGCCGTGGTCTCTGATTCTCGACCAGGTAACTAACGGCCTGGCCGTCAGGATGGCCTTATTCTATCTACTGCTTGGCGGGCCTAAGCCAAATTACCCCAGAGAACGTCGGAAGCCGGACAGGGTATCGTTTGACGAAGGAGACGCGGCGTAA
- a CDS encoding dihydroorotase produces the protein MKKLFIKNGRLLDPATGIDGKFDIVIMDGRIASMTPPGKGGKDTGGEGGEGGEGGKGSEVIDAKGLLVVPGLIDLHTHLREPGFEYKETIESGTAAAAAGGFTTVLCMANTEPVNDNGSVTRLIIRKAADAPARVLPVGAVSQGLRGKVLTEMAELKEAGCAAVSDDGMPVTDGGLMRRALEYSTIFDLPVISHAEELSIAGEGVMNEGEVSTRLGLKGIPNASEDSMVARDIALAELTGGRLHVAHVSTRGAVELIRAAKKRGVAVTAEATPHHLTLDHGALKGYDTNFKMSPPLRVPEDVEALRKGVADGTIDCIATDHAPHSSVEKDVEFDAAANGVVGLETALGLVLKLVDGGVLELATAIRAMTSNPARAMGLDAGSLKVGSPADVTIVDLGLKWTVEPSKFRSKGKNTPFTGWKLKGAAVKTILNGKVVYSRAKK, from the coding sequence ATGAAAAAACTCTTTATAAAGAACGGCAGGCTACTCGACCCGGCAACGGGCATTGACGGCAAGTTCGACATAGTCATAATGGACGGGCGCATAGCCTCAATGACCCCCCCCGGAAAAGGCGGCAAGGACACGGGGGGGGAAGGGGGGGAGGGGGGGGAGGGGGGCAAGGGCTCAGAGGTTATAGACGCGAAGGGGCTGCTCGTCGTCCCCGGCCTGATAGACCTGCACACCCACCTCCGGGAGCCGGGCTTCGAGTACAAGGAAACCATAGAGAGCGGCACGGCCGCCGCCGCTGCGGGAGGCTTTACCACCGTACTCTGCATGGCCAATACCGAACCGGTTAACGATAACGGCTCGGTCACGCGCCTTATAATAAGGAAGGCCGCGGACGCTCCGGCGAGGGTGTTGCCGGTCGGCGCCGTGAGTCAGGGGCTTCGGGGAAAGGTGCTGACCGAGATGGCCGAGCTAAAGGAAGCGGGCTGTGCGGCGGTATCCGACGACGGCATGCCCGTCACGGACGGCGGGCTTATGCGGAGAGCCCTTGAGTACTCGACCATCTTCGATCTGCCGGTAATAAGCCACGCCGAGGAGCTTTCCATCGCAGGGGAGGGGGTCATGAACGAGGGGGAGGTCTCAACGAGGCTCGGCCTTAAGGGTATACCCAACGCCTCGGAGGACTCGATGGTCGCCCGGGATATCGCGCTCGCCGAGCTCACCGGAGGCAGGCTGCACGTAGCGCACGTAAGTACGCGCGGGGCGGTGGAGCTTATAAGGGCGGCCAAGAAGCGCGGGGTCGCCGTAACGGCCGAGGCCACGCCGCATCACCTCACTCTCGACCATGGGGCGCTCAAGGGCTACGACACTAACTTCAAGATGAGCCCGCCGCTCAGGGTCCCCGAAGACGTCGAGGCCCTGAGGAAAGGAGTCGCCGACGGCACCATAGATTGCATCGCCACGGACCACGCACCGCACAGCTCGGTCGAGAAAGATGTCGAGTTCGACGCCGCGGCCAACGGGGTGGTGGGGCTTGAGACGGCCCTCGGGCTGGTCCTAAAACTCGTGGATGGAGGGGTCCTGGAGCTTGCGACCGCCATAAGGGCCATGACCTCGAACCCGGCCAGGGCAATGGGACTCGATGCCGGGAGTTTGAAGGTCGGAAGCCCCGCGGACGTCACAATCGTCGATTTGGGGCTGAAATGGACCGTGGAGCCGTCAAAATTCCGCTCAAAAGGGAAAAATACGCCCTTTACCGGCTGGAAGCTCAAAGGAGCGGCTGTTAAGACGATCCTCAACGGCAAAGTCGTCTACAGCAGGGCTAAAAAATAA
- the carA gene encoding glutamine-hydrolyzing carbamoyl-phosphate synthase small subunit — translation MPNHKKAILALADGTVFEGFSFGAEGETGGEVVFNTSLTGYQEVLTDPSYRGQIVTMTYTQQGNYGVNPEDVESRHPWVEGFIVKESCPYPSSWRSTGTLDGYLKDNGIVGIAGIDTRALVRHIRDEGAMEGVISTIDLDAASLVEKAKKKPGLVGRDLVKEVTCKESYTWDEGLWDIEDGFSKGNGKGNKYKVVAYDFGMKRNILRHLVSVGCDVTVVPATTTAEEVLKMKPDGVFLSNGPGDPEPVTYAQESIRKLIGKKPVFGICLGHQLLSLALGGKSFKLKFGHRGGNQPVKDFKTGRVEITSQNHGFSIDIDSVQKVAAVTHINLNDQTVEGIELKDKPVFSVQYHPEASPGPHDASYLFKRFTGMMG, via the coding sequence ATGCCTAATCATAAAAAAGCAATCCTCGCTCTCGCCGACGGCACCGTGTTCGAGGGTTTTTCCTTCGGAGCGGAGGGCGAGACCGGCGGGGAGGTCGTCTTCAATACCTCGCTCACCGGCTATCAGGAGGTCCTGACCGACCCCTCCTACAGGGGGCAAATCGTGACCATGACCTACACCCAGCAGGGCAACTACGGCGTGAACCCGGAGGACGTCGAATCCCGGCACCCCTGGGTCGAGGGCTTTATCGTTAAGGAGTCTTGCCCCTATCCGAGCAGTTGGAGGTCAACAGGCACGCTCGACGGCTACCTCAAGGATAACGGGATCGTCGGCATAGCGGGGATAGACACCCGCGCGCTCGTCCGCCACATTCGCGACGAGGGCGCGATGGAGGGGGTTATATCCACGATTGACCTCGATGCCGCTTCGCTCGTCGAAAAAGCGAAAAAAAAGCCCGGCCTCGTGGGGAGGGATTTAGTTAAGGAAGTGACCTGTAAGGAATCGTATACTTGGGACGAGGGGCTGTGGGATATTGAAGACGGATTCTCCAAAGGTAATGGGAAGGGGAATAAGTATAAGGTCGTGGCCTACGACTTCGGTATGAAGAGGAATATCCTGCGTCACCTGGTGTCGGTGGGGTGCGATGTGACGGTGGTGCCGGCGACGACTACTGCCGAGGAGGTTTTGAAGATGAAGCCGGACGGCGTATTCCTCTCCAACGGCCCCGGAGACCCGGAGCCCGTCACCTACGCGCAGGAGAGCATACGGAAGCTTATCGGGAAGAAACCCGTCTTCGGCATATGCCTGGGGCACCAACTGCTTTCACTCGCCCTCGGCGGCAAGAGCTTTAAGCTCAAGTTCGGGCACAGGGGAGGGAACCAGCCGGTAAAGGATTTTAAGACCGGCAGGGTGGAGATAACCTCCCAGAACCACGGTTTCAGTATCGATATCGATTCAGTGCAGAAAGTAGCGGCAGTTACCCACATTAACCTTAACGACCAAACGGTCGAAGGTATAGAGCTAAAGGATAAGCCGGTCTTCTCGGTCCAGTACCACCCCGAGGCCTCCCCCGGCCCGCACGACGCGTCGTATCTCTTCAAGAGGTTTACGGGGATGATGGGGTGA